In Vitis vinifera cultivar Pinot Noir 40024 chromosome 11, ASM3070453v1, a genomic segment contains:
- the LOC100244070 gene encoding glyoxylase I 4, with the protein MEGRAENPLRLKSVNHISLVCRSVEKSLDFYQKVLGFFSIRRPGSFDFDGAWLYNYGMGIHLLQSEDPDNMPKISQQINPKDNHISFQCESMATVEKKLKEMKIEYVQSRVEEGGICVDQLFFHDPDGSMIEICNCDNLPVIPLGGGGGDTTLCSRINCNVQQQQQLQLAAGQIKQQQVTCLPSIPINEEYLPCA; encoded by the exons ATGGAGGGAAGAGCGGAGAATCCTCTGCGTCTTAAGTCTGTGAATCATATCTCACTTGTGTGTAGATCAGTTGAGAAATCTCTTGATTTCTATCAGAAGGTTCTTGGGTTCTTTTCCATCAGGAGGCCTGGCTCCTTTGATTTTGATGGTGCATG GTTATACAATTATGGCATGGGCATACATCTCCTGCAATCTGAAGACCCTGACAACATGCCCAAGATCAGCCAGCAGATTAATCCCAAGGACAACCACATTTCATTTCAA TGTGAAAGCATGGCAACAGTGGAGAAAAAGCTTAAGGAGATGAAGATAGAGTACGTGCAGAGTAGGGTGGAGGAGGGTGGAATCTGCGTTGATCAACTCTTCTTCCACGATCCTGATGGCTCCATGATCGAGATCTGCAACTGCGACAACCTCCCTGTGATACCGCTAGGCGGTGGCGGTGGAGACACCACGTTATGCTCGCGTATCAACTGCAATGTCCAACAACAGCAACAGCTGCAACTGGCTGCAGGGCAGATTAAGCAGCAGCAAGTTACATGTCTGCCTTCCATTCCCATCAATGAAGAGTATCTCCCTTGTGCTTGA